TATGCCGAGGAACAGGTGATGATCGGCTAGGAAAATCATGGGGCCGCCCGCGAGCATGGCTCGCTCAAGTCGCCAAGGGCGCCAAGAAACCCTTTTTTAACGGAGAGCCGCAGAGAAAACCAAAAGCAGTTTTTGGCTTAAATCCCATAAACCTCTCTCTGGCTCTGCCCCTCTGCATTGAAGGCTTTTTCCTTCTTGGCGTCCTTGGCGTCTTGGCGTCCAATAGCATTTTTTATCTGCTTGCATCCGCGGTCAAAACTAGGGAGTTCGACCATGAAAAAATTCTGCGTTATCGGCGCCGGCAACTTCGGCTTCAACATCGCCCGTACCCTCTATGAAGACGGCCACGAAGTGCTGGTGATCGACAACAACCGCAGCCACATCCAGCAGGTCAGCGACCATTGCTCGGTGGCGATGGTCGCCGACGCCGCCGACAAGGAGTTTCTCGCCGCCCAGGGATTGGCGGAGATGGACGCAGTGGTGGTCGCCATCGGCGAGCGTTCCCACGCAGCGACCCTGGCGACGCTGTTTCTCAAGGAACTGGGAGTGAAGCGGCTGGTGGTCAAGTCGGTCAACGAGGATCACGGCCGCATCCTGCGCAAGGTCGGTGCCGACGAGGTCGTCTACCCGGAAAAGGACATGGCGATCAAGACCGCCCGCAACCTCGCCAGTCCCAACATCCTCGACATGCTGACCATGGCCGAAGGCTACAGCCTCAACGAGATCGCCCCGCCGGCCGGGTTCATCGGCAAGACCCTGATCGAACTCGACCTGCGGCGCAAATTCGGCGTCTACGTGCTCGGCATCAAGGATGTGCTGACCGACGAATTCCTGCTCATGCCGCCGCCGGACCGCCAGATCCGCGACAGCGACATGCTGCTGATCTTCGGCAAGGCGACGGACGTGGACAAGGCGTCGCGCTGCTGAACCGGCTTACCGGCGGCGCCGGCGGGGATGACCCGCCCGCCTGCCAACTGGCCGGGAGGCTCTGCTCTGGGATACCTGAATCAGTGAGCTTCACGTCGGCGGATAGCACAAGTCATTGACCTGCCTACGCTTCCCAAAAATCACCGGCGAACCTAAGGGTGCGCCTTAGATTTTTGAAAATCGTATCCAGGCCAAGCACTTGCACTCTCCATCCAACAGAAACTCACTGATTCAGGGTATAGTTCGGGGGACAGTTGACGTGGGAACACATTCAGAAATCCGCCCCGGGGGGATCACGGATAGACCCGTGGCAACACCTCGGCCCGCTCCAGTTCAGGAAGGTTCGCAGTTCGAACCTTCCCAGTGCTGATATTTATCACCGGTTTTCACCTCGAAGCCGGTGCCGTCACAGTCGATCACCTCACCTTGCTGGTGGGTCACCATGTGTTCGACTTTGCGGACCTTGCCTTCGTGGACAGCCTGACAGAGTCGGCGCGTTTCCTTGTTTTTCATTCTCCACTCCTTTCACCAGGCAATCTGCTGTTGTGTCCTGTCTTCCATTATACCTGAAGCAGGCGCACCGGCTCAAACCGGCGGCCAACGGTCTCGCAACAGGCTGAAGGCGATGCTCCACATCACCAGACAGACACTGACATCAAGCAGCCGCCAGGAAATCGGCCGACGAAACAGCGGCGCGAGCAACGGCCCTCCCAGGGCCAGCAACAGGAACCAGGCCAGTGATGCCGCGACCGCACCGCTACCGAAAATCCAGCGTTGTTCGAGAGGATATTGACCGCCGATGCTGCCGATCAGGACCAGGGTATCGAGATAAGCATGGGGATTGAGGAAGGTCACCGCCAGGGTCCCCAGAAGCAATTCGCGCAATCCCGGCAGGGCGTCATGGTCAGGCTCCAGGGCGGCGCCCCGCAAGGCCGAGCGCAGGGCCGCGGCACCATACACAATCAGAAACAACGCCCCGCCCCAGGCGGCCCAGGCGGCCAGTCGCGGGCTGGAAGCCACGATGCTGCCGACCCCGGTCAGGCCGAGAGCAATCAGCAGAACATCGGCCGAAGCACAGATCAGGGCGATCAGCAACGGGCGATTGCGCCGCACGCTTTGCGACAGCACAAAGGCATTCTGCGCCCCGATCGCAATGATCAACCCGGCACTGAGACCGAACCCCTGAAAAAACAGACTCTGCATGTGGACCTCCCGCTCAATTCGAGAGGGAGCATAACGAAGGGCCGCCATCATGTAAAATTAATTGTTCTGAAACAATATAAGCAATGCTAATATCCAGGCATGCTTGATTATCGTCTTCTGGCGGCGCTTGCCGCAGTCGTTGAAACCGGCCGCTTTGACCTTGCCGCCCGGCAGTT
The Geothermobacter hydrogeniphilus genome window above contains:
- a CDS encoding LysE/ArgO family amino acid transporter, with protein sequence MQSLFFQGFGLSAGLIIAIGAQNAFVLSQSVRRNRPLLIALICASADVLLIALGLTGVGSIVASSPRLAAWAAWGGALFLIVYGAAALRSALRGAALEPDHDALPGLRELLLGTLAVTFLNPHAYLDTLVLIGSIGGQYPLEQRWIFGSGAVAASLAWFLLLALGGPLLAPLFRRPISWRLLDVSVCLVMWSIAFSLLRDRWPPV
- a CDS encoding potassium channel family protein → MHPRSKLGSSTMKKFCVIGAGNFGFNIARTLYEDGHEVLVIDNNRSHIQQVSDHCSVAMVADAADKEFLAAQGLAEMDAVVVAIGERSHAATLATLFLKELGVKRLVVKSVNEDHGRILRKVGADEVVYPEKDMAIKTARNLASPNILDMLTMAEGYSLNEIAPPAGFIGKTLIELDLRRKFGVYVLGIKDVLTDEFLLMPPPDRQIRDSDMLLIFGKATDVDKASRC